One genomic segment of Amycolatopsis sp. Hca4 includes these proteins:
- the edd gene encoding phosphogluconate dehydratase, which yields MSPTPTTPLRPVNDTVAEVTARIAARSAATRTAYLDRTAAAYADGPVRRGLACSNLAHGFAAMDGVDKEALRAARAPGVAIVSSYNDLLSAHQPMQEYPAWLKKSVRSAGGVAQFAGGVPAMCDGITQGRAGMELSLFSREVIAMSTAIALSHDMFDACLLLGVCDKIVPGLLIGALSFGHLPALLVPAGPMNSGLPNKEKARVRQLYAEGLATREDLLDAEAASYHSAGTCTFYGTANSNQMVVEVMGLHLPGASFVQPGSSLRQALTEEAGRRVVAISRGEEYTPVSRILDEKAFVNGVIALLATGGSTNHTMHLVAIAAAAGIQLTWDDFSDLSAVVPLLARVYPNGSADINHFHAAGGIQFLVGTLLDAGLLHEDVHTVAGFGLHRYRAEPILSDGELVWRDVPTRSLDEEVLRPVWRPFAADGGLRMVEGNLGRGVVKVSAVAPEHRVVQAPARVFTTQEGFKAAFDAGELNRDVVVVLRQQGPRANGMPELHGLTPALGVLMDRGYAVALLTDGRMSGASGKIPAAIQVTPEAAAGGPIARIADGDVIRLDATSGSLDVLVGDEELARRELVDSPPSEASWTGTGRELFAALRRAVGPADQGASVFGGLTPEHFGTPAFTTQEVGQ from the coding sequence ATGAGCCCCACCCCCACCACCCCGCTGCGTCCCGTGAACGACACCGTCGCCGAAGTCACCGCGCGGATCGCCGCGCGCAGTGCCGCGACCCGCACCGCCTACCTCGATCGCACGGCCGCCGCGTACGCCGACGGCCCCGTTCGCCGCGGCCTCGCGTGCAGCAACCTCGCCCACGGTTTCGCCGCGATGGACGGCGTCGACAAGGAGGCGCTGCGGGCCGCGCGCGCCCCCGGCGTCGCGATCGTGTCCTCCTACAACGACCTGCTCTCGGCGCACCAGCCGATGCAGGAGTACCCGGCGTGGCTGAAGAAGTCGGTGCGCTCGGCGGGCGGGGTCGCCCAGTTCGCCGGCGGCGTGCCCGCGATGTGCGACGGGATCACGCAGGGCCGCGCGGGCATGGAGCTGTCGCTGTTCAGCCGCGAGGTCATCGCGATGTCCACGGCGATCGCGCTCTCCCACGACATGTTCGACGCATGCCTGCTGCTGGGCGTCTGCGACAAGATCGTGCCCGGCCTGCTGATCGGGGCGCTGTCCTTCGGTCACCTGCCTGCCCTGCTCGTTCCGGCGGGCCCGATGAACTCCGGGCTGCCGAACAAGGAGAAGGCGCGCGTCCGGCAGCTGTACGCCGAAGGACTCGCGACCCGCGAAGACCTCCTCGACGCCGAAGCCGCGTCGTACCACTCGGCCGGCACGTGCACCTTCTACGGCACGGCCAACTCCAACCAGATGGTCGTCGAGGTGATGGGCCTGCACCTGCCGGGCGCCAGCTTCGTCCAGCCGGGCTCGTCCTTGCGTCAGGCGCTGACCGAGGAGGCCGGGCGGCGGGTCGTGGCGATCTCGCGCGGCGAGGAGTACACGCCGGTCTCGCGGATCCTCGACGAGAAGGCGTTCGTCAACGGCGTCATCGCGCTGCTCGCCACCGGCGGGTCGACCAACCACACGATGCACCTGGTCGCCATCGCCGCGGCCGCGGGCATCCAGCTGACCTGGGACGACTTTTCGGACCTGTCGGCCGTCGTGCCGCTGCTGGCCCGGGTCTACCCGAACGGCAGCGCCGACATCAACCACTTCCACGCCGCCGGCGGCATCCAGTTCCTGGTCGGCACGCTGCTCGACGCCGGGCTGCTGCACGAGGACGTGCACACGGTGGCCGGGTTCGGGCTGCACCGCTACCGCGCCGAGCCGATCCTGTCCGACGGCGAGCTGGTCTGGCGGGACGTGCCCACGCGCAGCCTCGACGAAGAGGTGCTGCGCCCGGTCTGGCGGCCGTTCGCCGCGGACGGCGGGCTGCGGATGGTCGAGGGCAACCTCGGCCGCGGGGTGGTCAAGGTGTCCGCGGTGGCGCCCGAGCACCGCGTCGTCCAGGCGCCGGCCCGGGTGTTCACCACGCAGGAGGGCTTCAAGGCCGCGTTCGACGCGGGCGAGCTGAACCGGGATGTCGTCGTGGTGCTCCGGCAGCAGGGCCCGCGGGCCAACGGCATGCCGGAGCTGCACGGCCTGACGCCGGCGCTGGGTGTGCTGATGGACCGCGGGTACGCGGTGGCGTTGCTCACCGACGGCCGGATGTCGGGCGCGTCGGGCAAGATCCCGGCGGCCATCCAGGTGACGCCGGAAGCGGCCGCGGGCGGCCCGATCGCCCGCATCGCCGACGGCGACGTCATCCGCCTCGACGCCACTTCGGGCTCGCTCGACGTGCTCGTCGGTGACGAAGAACTCGCCCGCCGCGAGCTTGTGGACTCGCCGCCGTCCGAAGCATCCTGGACCGGCACCGGCCGAGAGCTGTTCGCCGCGTTGCGCCGGGCGGTCGGCCCCGCTGACCAGGGCGCTTCGGTGTTCGGCGGCTTGACCCCGGAGCACTTCGGAACGCCCGCTTTCACAACACAGGAGGTCGGTCAGTGA
- the eda gene encoding bifunctional 4-hydroxy-2-oxoglutarate aldolase/2-dehydro-3-deoxy-phosphogluconate aldolase codes for MTTGQDLLELSPVMPVVVIEDAADAVPTARALLAGGIGVIELTLRTPAALSAIERVAAEVPEIVIGAGTVTAPEHAKQAADAGAKFLVTPGCTDSVVDACFESGLPFLPGASTVSEAMRLAERGLTALKFFPAEASGGVAYLKAIAGPLPSLHFCPTGGITVASAPSYLALPNVGCIGGSWLTASLDPATIEKLAAEAAAL; via the coding sequence GTGACCACCGGTCAGGACCTGCTCGAGCTGTCCCCCGTGATGCCCGTGGTGGTGATCGAAGACGCCGCCGACGCGGTGCCCACGGCCCGGGCCCTGCTCGCCGGCGGGATCGGGGTCATCGAGCTGACCCTGCGCACCCCGGCCGCGTTGTCCGCGATCGAGCGCGTCGCCGCGGAGGTGCCGGAGATCGTCATCGGCGCCGGCACCGTCACCGCGCCCGAACACGCGAAGCAGGCGGCCGACGCGGGCGCGAAGTTCCTCGTGACGCCCGGGTGCACGGACTCGGTCGTCGACGCGTGCTTCGAGTCCGGGCTGCCGTTCCTGCCCGGCGCGAGCACGGTGTCGGAGGCGATGCGGCTGGCCGAGCGCGGGCTGACGGCGTTGAAGTTCTTCCCGGCGGAGGCGTCCGGCGGCGTCGCGTACCTGAAGGCGATCGCGGGTCCGTTGCCGTCGCTGCACTTCTGCCCCACCGGCGGGATCACGGTGGCGTCGGCGCCGTCCTACCTGGCGCTGCCGAACGTCGGCTGCATCGGCGGTTCGTGGCTGACGGCCTCTCTCGACCCCGCCACGATCGAGAAGCTCGCCGCGGAAGCGGCCGCGCTGTAG
- a CDS encoding regulatory protein RecX produces MSPAELPPEERYKKAKEICFDLLAARPRTQEELRQALHRKGFDEQTCETLLGKLDRAGLVNDAEFAELWVKSRHANQGLSRTALVAELRRKGVDGEVAAQAAGEVDRESEEQMARELVRKRLGSLGNVDEQTALRRLLGFLARKGYPQGLAYTVIREELRAYGAESTLLDDAVID; encoded by the coding sequence GTGTCGCCGGCCGAGCTTCCTCCTGAGGAGCGGTACAAGAAGGCCAAGGAGATCTGCTTCGATCTCCTGGCCGCTCGGCCGCGGACCCAGGAGGAGCTGCGGCAGGCGTTGCACCGCAAGGGGTTCGACGAACAGACCTGCGAAACCCTGCTCGGCAAGCTCGACCGGGCGGGGCTGGTCAACGACGCGGAGTTCGCGGAGCTGTGGGTGAAATCCCGGCACGCGAACCAGGGCCTGTCCCGCACCGCGCTGGTGGCCGAGCTGCGGCGCAAAGGTGTCGATGGCGAGGTCGCGGCGCAGGCGGCCGGTGAGGTCGACCGCGAGTCCGAGGAGCAGATGGCCAGGGAACTGGTCCGCAAGCGCCTCGGCTCGCTCGGCAACGTCGACGAGCAGACCGCCCTGCGGCGGCTGCTCGGCTTCCTCGCACGGAAGGGCTACCCGCAGGGGCTCGCCTACACCGTGATCAGGGAGGAGCTCCGCGCGTACGGCGCGGAGTCCACCCTGCTCGACGACGCCGTCATCGACTGA
- a CDS encoding succinate dehydrogenase/fumarate reductase iron-sulfur subunit has protein sequence MSYKASFRVWRGDADGGGLQDFTVEVNEGEVVLDIIHRLQATQAADLAVRWNCKAGKCGSCSAEINGRPRLLCMTRMSTFTEDEMITVTPMRTFPVIRDLVTDVSFNYTKAREIPSFTPPADLKPGEYRMQQVDVERSQEFRKCIECFLCQNTCHVVRDHEENKEAFAGPRYLMRIAELEMHPLDVADRRDAAQDEHGLGYCNITKCCSEVCPEGIHITDNALIPMKERVADRKYDPIVWLGNKLFRRDK, from the coding sequence ATGAGCTACAAGGCGAGTTTCCGGGTCTGGCGCGGCGACGCCGACGGCGGCGGGCTGCAGGACTTCACGGTGGAGGTGAACGAGGGCGAGGTCGTCCTCGACATCATCCACCGGCTGCAGGCCACGCAGGCCGCGGACCTCGCCGTCCGCTGGAACTGCAAGGCCGGCAAGTGCGGCTCGTGCTCGGCGGAGATCAACGGCCGTCCGCGCCTGCTGTGCATGACGCGGATGTCGACGTTCACCGAGGACGAGATGATCACGGTGACGCCGATGCGGACGTTCCCGGTGATCCGCGACCTCGTCACCGACGTGTCGTTCAACTACACGAAGGCGCGCGAGATCCCGTCGTTCACCCCGCCGGCGGACCTGAAGCCGGGCGAGTACCGGATGCAGCAGGTCGACGTCGAGCGGTCGCAGGAGTTCCGCAAGTGCATCGAGTGCTTCCTGTGCCAGAACACCTGCCACGTGGTGCGTGACCACGAGGAGAACAAGGAAGCCTTCGCCGGGCCGCGGTACCTGATGCGGATCGCGGAGCTGGAGATGCATCCGCTGGACGTCGCCGACCGCCGGGACGCGGCGCAGGACGAGCACGGGCTCGGGTACTGCAACATCACGAAGTGCTGTTCCGAGGTGTGCCCGGAGGGGATCCACATCACGGACAACGCGCTGATCCCGATGAAGGAGCGCGTCGCGGACCGGAAGTACGACCCGATCGTGTGGCTGGGCAACAAGCTCTTCCGCCGGGACAAGTAG
- a CDS encoding fumarate reductase/succinate dehydrogenase flavoprotein subunit produces MTEVERHSYDVVVIGAGGAGLRAVIEARERGFRVAVVCKSLFGKAHTVMAEGGCAASMGNANSNDNWQVHFRDTMRGGKFLNNWRMAELHAKEAPDRVWELETYGALFDRTADGRISQRNFGGHTYPRLAHVGDRTGLELIRTMQQKIVSLQQEDFAETGDYEAKIKVFAECTVTELLTTDGRIAGAFGYWRESGRFILFEAPAVVLATGGIGKSFKVTSNSWEYTGDGHALALRAGAKLINMEFVQFHPTGMVWPPSVKGILVTEGVRGDGGVLKNSDDKRFMFEYVPEVFKGQYAESEEEADRWYTDADNNRRTPDLLPRDEVARAINSEVKEGRGSPHGGVFLDIASRLPAEEIRKRLPSMYHQFKELADVDITAEPMEVGPTCHYVMGGIEVDPDTAAASVPGLFAAGECSGGMHGSNRLGGNSLSDLLVFGRRAGLGAAEYVSGLEGRPALSESDVDAAAKMALAPFDPPAGASAENPYTLHTELQQSMNDLVGIIRKAGEIEQALVKLAELRERILHVTVEGHRQFNPGWHLAIDLRNMLMVSECVAKAALTRTESRGGHTRDDFPGMEPDWRNKLLVCSAAPGDNPVVPDIAVEVKEQVPLRQDLLELFEFGELGKYYTDAELETHPGSKA; encoded by the coding sequence ATGACCGAGGTCGAACGGCACAGCTACGACGTGGTGGTGATCGGTGCCGGTGGCGCCGGTCTGCGCGCCGTGATCGAAGCCCGTGAACGCGGCTTCCGCGTCGCCGTCGTGTGCAAGTCCCTGTTCGGCAAGGCGCACACGGTGATGGCCGAGGGCGGGTGCGCGGCCTCGATGGGCAACGCGAACTCGAACGACAACTGGCAGGTCCACTTCCGCGACACCATGCGCGGCGGCAAGTTCCTCAACAACTGGCGGATGGCCGAGCTGCACGCCAAGGAGGCGCCGGACCGCGTCTGGGAGCTCGAGACCTACGGCGCGCTCTTCGACCGCACCGCCGACGGCCGGATCAGCCAGCGCAACTTCGGCGGGCACACGTACCCGCGGCTCGCGCACGTCGGCGACCGCACCGGGCTCGAGCTGATCCGCACGATGCAGCAGAAGATCGTTTCGCTGCAGCAGGAGGACTTCGCCGAGACCGGGGACTACGAGGCGAAGATCAAGGTCTTCGCCGAGTGCACGGTCACCGAGCTGCTCACCACCGACGGCCGGATCGCCGGCGCGTTCGGCTACTGGCGCGAGAGCGGGCGGTTCATCCTCTTCGAGGCGCCCGCGGTCGTGCTCGCCACCGGCGGCATCGGCAAGTCGTTCAAGGTGACGTCGAACTCGTGGGAGTACACCGGCGACGGCCACGCGCTGGCCCTGCGGGCGGGCGCGAAGCTGATCAACATGGAGTTCGTCCAGTTCCACCCGACCGGGATGGTCTGGCCGCCGAGCGTCAAGGGCATCCTCGTCACCGAGGGCGTGCGCGGTGACGGCGGGGTGCTCAAGAACTCCGACGACAAGCGGTTCATGTTCGAGTACGTGCCCGAGGTGTTCAAGGGCCAGTACGCGGAAAGCGAAGAGGAAGCCGACCGCTGGTACACCGACGCGGACAACAACCGGCGCACGCCGGACCTGCTGCCCCGCGACGAAGTGGCCCGCGCGATCAACTCCGAGGTCAAGGAGGGCCGTGGCTCCCCGCACGGCGGCGTCTTCCTCGACATCGCCAGCCGGCTGCCGGCCGAGGAGATCCGCAAGCGGCTGCCGTCGATGTACCACCAGTTCAAGGAACTGGCGGACGTCGACATCACCGCGGAGCCGATGGAGGTCGGCCCGACCTGCCACTACGTGATGGGCGGCATCGAGGTCGACCCGGACACGGCGGCGGCGAGCGTGCCCGGCCTGTTCGCGGCCGGCGAGTGCTCGGGCGGCATGCACGGCTCCAACCGGCTCGGCGGCAACTCGCTGTCCGACCTGCTGGTGTTCGGCCGGCGCGCGGGTCTCGGCGCGGCCGAGTACGTGTCCGGTCTCGAGGGCAGGCCCGCGCTCAGCGAGTCCGATGTGGACGCCGCGGCGAAGATGGCGCTCGCGCCGTTCGACCCGCCCGCCGGTGCCTCGGCCGAGAACCCCTACACGCTGCACACCGAGCTGCAGCAGTCGATGAACGACCTGGTCGGCATCATCCGCAAGGCCGGCGAGATCGAGCAGGCGCTGGTGAAGCTGGCCGAGCTGCGGGAGCGCATCCTGCACGTGACCGTGGAGGGCCACCGGCAGTTCAACCCCGGCTGGCACCTGGCGATCGACCTGCGCAACATGCTGATGGTCAGCGAGTGCGTCGCCAAGGCGGCGCTGACGCGGACCGAAAGCCGCGGCGGGCACACCCGCGACGACTTCCCGGGCATGGAACCGGACTGGCGCAACAAGCTCCTCGTCTGTTCGGCGGCTCCGGGCGACAACCCGGTGGTGCCGGACATCGCCGTCGAGGTGAAGGAGCAGGTGCCGCTGCGGCAGGACCTGCTGGAGCTGTTCGAGTTCGGTGAACTCGGGAAGTACTACACCGATGCGGAGCTCGAAACGCACCCCGGGAGCAAAGCATGA
- a CDS encoding MFS transporter produces the protein MLGLRLPAPPAVQRAVRLTYGFQFFFGLLLWVPIFYSYQKLIGLSDGEIFGIQSIYYIVFCLLEIPTGMIADRFDYRTSLTAGAGVLVAANLVPVFLGSYTGFLVHFVLIALARSLVSGAQSAYLYEYLHASGAGEHYLRVEGVGRAYSLVGKILFWPVIGLLMSWSLPSPYWLTAINAAIALVFAAKLPPIPGGRRVTGKTASLLAGVGGALSALRSSRWLMLLMVQGVAMFTLVRICQVNLFQPILASKSLSVNWYGAVLAAMTVFEALGAARPHRLRRAIGPVGSVFTLTIVMALCLGVIVFVGSFPAVVLLCVFAVATGIAFPVQKQLLNDSIPDSRYRATLLSMESIVDRAVCALVAVALGAYLAAGQLNEFLVLTAVVTCVAMGLLAVLLLAVRKHRSDRRVPIARRPGQAGPSIPATGQSTPAAGPELRARSQMGEARS, from the coding sequence ATGCTGGGCCTTCGCCTGCCCGCGCCACCCGCCGTTCAGCGCGCCGTCCGGCTGACCTACGGCTTCCAGTTCTTCTTCGGCCTGCTGCTGTGGGTGCCGATCTTCTACTCGTACCAGAAGCTCATCGGGCTCTCCGACGGCGAGATCTTCGGCATCCAGAGCATCTACTACATCGTGTTCTGCCTGCTCGAGATCCCGACCGGGATGATCGCCGACCGCTTCGACTACCGCACCTCGCTGACGGCGGGCGCCGGCGTGCTGGTGGCGGCGAACCTGGTGCCGGTGTTCCTGGGCTCCTACACCGGGTTCCTGGTGCACTTCGTCCTGATCGCCCTGGCCCGCTCGCTGGTGTCCGGCGCACAGAGCGCGTACCTGTACGAGTACCTGCACGCCTCCGGCGCGGGGGAACACTACCTCCGTGTGGAGGGGGTCGGCCGCGCGTACAGCCTGGTCGGCAAGATCCTGTTCTGGCCGGTGATCGGCTTGCTGATGTCCTGGAGCCTCCCCTCTCCGTACTGGCTGACGGCGATCAACGCGGCCATCGCGCTGGTCTTCGCGGCCAAGCTCCCGCCGATCCCCGGCGGCCGCCGCGTGACCGGCAAGACGGCCTCGCTCCTCGCGGGCGTCGGCGGCGCGCTGTCGGCGCTGCGGTCGTCCCGTTGGCTGATGCTGCTGATGGTGCAGGGCGTCGCGATGTTCACGCTGGTGCGGATCTGCCAGGTGAACCTGTTCCAGCCGATCCTGGCGTCGAAGTCGCTGTCGGTGAACTGGTACGGCGCGGTCCTGGCCGCGATGACGGTCTTCGAGGCCCTCGGCGCGGCCCGCCCCCACCGGCTCCGCCGCGCGATCGGCCCGGTGGGTTCGGTGTTCACCCTGACGATCGTGATGGCCCTGTGCCTCGGGGTGATCGTGTTCGTGGGCTCCTTCCCGGCGGTGGTGCTGCTGTGCGTGTTCGCGGTGGCGACGGGCATCGCGTTCCCGGTCCAGAAGCAGCTGCTGAACGACTCGATCCCGGACTCCCGCTACCGGGCGACGCTCCTGTCCATGGAGTCCATTGTGGACAGGGCGGTGTGCGCCCTGGTGGCGGTGGCCCTGGGCGCGTACCTGGCGGCCGGGCAGCTGAACGAGTTCCTGGTCCTGACGGCCGTGGTGACGTGCGTCGCCATGGGCTTGCTGGCGGTGTTGCTGCTGGCGGTCCGCAAGCACCGCTCGGACCGCCGAGTGCCGATCGCGCGGCGACCCGGCCAGGCCGGCCCGAGCATCCCGGCCACCGGTCAGAGCACCCCGGCTGCCGGTCCGGAACTCCGCGCCCGGAGCCAGATGGGCGAGGCCCGCTCCTGA
- a CDS encoding DUF3046 domain-containing protein, which produces MRITVFRRLMAEEFGPGRAQVLARDHVLSGLGGRTVDQALTAGIPAKEIWREVCDAFDVPAERR; this is translated from the coding sequence ATGCGGATCACGGTTTTCCGGCGGCTGATGGCCGAGGAGTTCGGCCCAGGGCGGGCCCAGGTGCTGGCCAGGGACCACGTCCTGAGCGGGCTCGGCGGGCGCACCGTCGACCAGGCGCTGACCGCCGGGATCCCGGCGAAGGAGATCTGGCGTGAGGTCTGCGACGCCTTCGACGTCCCGGCGGAACGGCGCTGA
- a CDS encoding PEP/pyruvate-binding domain-containing protein, with protein sequence MSLTSVVAPSPAPETVAALVGERLSVSALQQLGGTLGGYSFVKVVVDREQAKIHFLNNARHSFHAIYIGEEILGVAEERVRAEIDSYNDAFYHAPGRRFLLGILALHPQMLSLETVEVDTMPAELIREFHAFVTQYVDPSLPLLFKPANQLQERIVREIPASELPRVFAHELFSTAPFVPLNPGTAVGRLRLFRTEAEYRAAKLDWSDIIVMDRVPDDIPRLAGIINARHTTPLSHTNVLATGWQIPNAVQLGAPAEIERRGLDGKWVEYTVDAQALSLREVDEPADAAPPSWYAQRVTLEQPEADHSPIVNLARLRAADRHRYGTKAANLGELHHVLAHGSQRLLGFYQVPRPPRDSLLPYLARLLDVPPDADLGAAARRLLDEHVRVPRGIALPFSLQRRFLESSPRIQQAIGKLKMALELDAREIEPLCVELQGLIRSARLPGALAGEIDSALVSQLAGVRAFVVRSSSNAEDLAGFSAAGIYESHNHVTTAERIFASVKEVWASLVSVRSVRLRQQAGISLDECYMGVVIQEQVAADFGGVLVTTNPMNRVDFRTVYVNVSPRVTDVVDGTTLPMQYLYSTVEGGGRTLSLGDAPTDLDARAHDQLQRLAIAGRLLQGHFSPDYTFDAPVDVEWLADGEHLHLVQLRPYSA encoded by the coding sequence GTGTCATTGACCAGCGTGGTCGCGCCCAGTCCTGCCCCCGAGACCGTCGCCGCTCTCGTCGGCGAACGCCTTTCGGTGTCCGCACTCCAGCAGCTCGGCGGCACTCTCGGCGGCTATTCCTTCGTCAAGGTCGTGGTCGACCGCGAGCAGGCGAAGATCCACTTCCTGAACAACGCGCGGCATTCCTTTCACGCGATCTATATCGGCGAAGAGATCCTCGGCGTCGCGGAAGAACGCGTGCGCGCCGAGATCGACTCGTACAACGACGCGTTCTACCACGCGCCCGGCCGCCGGTTCCTGCTCGGCATTCTCGCTCTGCACCCGCAGATGCTTTCACTGGAGACGGTCGAGGTCGACACCATGCCGGCCGAGCTGATCCGGGAGTTCCACGCCTTCGTCACCCAGTACGTGGACCCGTCCCTGCCGCTGCTGTTCAAGCCGGCCAACCAGCTGCAGGAGCGGATCGTCCGGGAGATCCCGGCGAGCGAGCTGCCGCGCGTCTTCGCGCACGAGCTGTTCTCCACGGCGCCGTTCGTGCCGCTGAACCCGGGCACGGCCGTCGGACGGCTGCGCCTGTTCCGCACCGAGGCCGAGTACCGCGCCGCGAAGCTGGACTGGTCCGACATCATCGTGATGGACCGGGTGCCCGACGACATCCCGCGGCTGGCCGGGATCATCAACGCCCGGCACACGACACCGTTGTCGCACACCAACGTCCTCGCCACCGGCTGGCAGATCCCCAACGCCGTCCAGCTCGGTGCGCCGGCCGAGATCGAGCGCCGCGGGCTCGACGGCAAGTGGGTCGAGTACACAGTGGACGCCCAGGCGCTGTCCCTGCGCGAGGTCGACGAGCCGGCCGACGCGGCGCCGCCGTCGTGGTACGCCCAGCGCGTCACCCTGGAGCAGCCGGAGGCCGACCACAGCCCGATCGTGAACCTCGCCCGGCTGCGCGCGGCCGACCGCCACCGCTACGGCACCAAGGCGGCCAACCTCGGCGAACTGCACCACGTGCTGGCGCACGGGTCGCAGCGGCTGCTGGGCTTCTACCAGGTGCCGCGGCCGCCGCGGGACAGCCTGCTGCCGTACCTGGCCCGGTTGCTGGACGTCCCGCCCGACGCCGACCTCGGTGCGGCGGCCCGTCGCCTGCTCGACGAGCACGTCCGCGTCCCGCGCGGCATCGCGCTGCCGTTCTCGCTGCAACGGCGGTTCCTGGAGTCGTCGCCGCGGATCCAGCAGGCCATCGGCAAGCTGAAGATGGCGCTGGAGCTGGACGCGCGCGAGATCGAGCCGCTGTGCGTCGAGCTGCAGGGCCTGATCCGGTCGGCGCGCCTGCCGGGCGCGCTCGCCGGCGAGATCGACTCGGCGCTGGTGTCGCAGCTGGCCGGGGTGCGGGCGTTCGTGGTGCGCAGCTCGTCGAACGCCGAGGACCTCGCCGGGTTCTCGGCCGCCGGGATCTACGAGTCGCACAACCACGTCACGACGGCCGAGCGGATCTTCGCCAGTGTCAAGGAGGTCTGGGCGTCGCTGGTGTCCGTGCGCAGCGTCCGGCTGCGGCAGCAGGCCGGGATCTCCCTCGACGAGTGCTACATGGGCGTGGTGATCCAGGAGCAGGTCGCGGCGGACTTCGGCGGGGTGCTGGTGACGACGAACCCGATGAACCGCGTGGACTTCCGCACGGTGTACGTCAACGTGTCGCCGCGCGTGACGGACGTCGTCGACGGCACGACCTTGCCGATGCAGTACCTGTATTCGACGGTCGAGGGCGGCGGCCGCACGCTGTCACTGGGCGACGCACCCACGGACCTCGACGCGCGGGCCCACGACCAGCTGCAGCGGCTGGCGATCGCCGGTCGCCTGCTGCAGGGCCACTTCTCGCCCGACTACACGTTCGACGCACCGGTGGACGTCGAGTGGCTCGCCGACGGCGAGCACCTCCACCTCGTGCAGCTGCGCCCCTATTCGGCCTGA
- the recA gene encoding recombinase RecA has translation MPAAPDKDKALELALAQIDKQYGKGSVMRLGEDTRPPIAVIPTGSIALDVALGIGGLPRGRVVEIYGPESSGKTTVALHAVANAQRAGGIAAFIDAEHALDPEYAKNLGVDTDALLVSQPDTGEQALEIADMLIRSGALDILVIDSVAALVPRAEIEGEMGDSHVGLQARLMSQALRKITGALSNSGTTAIFINQLREKVGVMFGSPETTTGGKALKFYASVRLDVRRIETMKDGGEAVGNRTRVKIVKNKVAPPFKQAEFDILYGQGISREGSLIDMGVDQAILRKSGAWYTYEGDQLGQGKENARRFLRDNPDIANEIEKRIKEKLGIGPQLDAEAVEAVPAPVDF, from the coding sequence ATGCCTGCAGCACCCGACAAGGACAAGGCGCTCGAGCTCGCGCTCGCGCAGATCGACAAGCAGTACGGCAAGGGCTCGGTGATGCGCCTGGGCGAGGACACCCGGCCGCCCATCGCCGTGATCCCCACCGGCTCGATCGCCCTCGACGTCGCCCTCGGCATCGGCGGGCTGCCCCGCGGCCGCGTCGTCGAGATCTACGGCCCGGAATCCTCCGGTAAGACGACGGTCGCCCTGCACGCGGTGGCGAACGCGCAGCGCGCCGGCGGCATCGCGGCGTTCATCGACGCGGAGCACGCGCTCGACCCGGAGTACGCGAAGAACCTCGGCGTCGACACCGACGCGCTGCTCGTCTCCCAGCCGGACACCGGTGAGCAGGCCCTCGAGATCGCGGACATGCTGATCCGCTCCGGCGCGCTCGACATCCTCGTCATCGACTCCGTGGCCGCGCTCGTGCCGCGCGCCGAAATCGAGGGCGAGATGGGTGACTCGCACGTCGGTCTCCAGGCGCGGCTGATGAGCCAGGCGCTGCGGAAGATCACCGGTGCGCTGTCCAACTCCGGCACCACCGCGATCTTCATCAACCAGCTCCGCGAGAAGGTCGGCGTCATGTTCGGCTCCCCGGAGACCACCACCGGTGGTAAGGCGCTGAAGTTCTACGCGTCGGTCCGCCTGGACGTGCGCCGCATCGAGACGATGAAGGACGGCGGCGAGGCGGTCGGCAACCGGACCCGCGTCAAGATCGTCAAGAACAAGGTGGCCCCGCCCTTCAAGCAGGCCGAGTTCGACATCCTGTACGGCCAGGGCATCTCCCGCGAGGGCTCGCTCATCGACATGGGCGTCGACCAGGCCATCCTGCGCAAGTCCGGTGCCTGGTACACCTACGAGGGCGACCAGCTCGGCCAGGGCAAGGAGAACGCGCGCCGGTTCCTGCGCGACAACCCGGACATCGCCAACGAGATCGAGAAGCGGATCAAGGAGAAGCTCGGCATCGGGCCGCAGCTCGACGCGGAAGCCGTCGAGGCGGTTCCGGCGCCGGTCGACTTCTGA